The Phycodurus eques isolate BA_2022a chromosome 17, UOR_Pequ_1.1, whole genome shotgun sequence nucleotide sequence ATATAACTATATAATAATCACTTTAGAACATTTAGCTAcggaagaatacaatgattgaaCAGATAGTGTTTATTGAACACCTAATGAGACACGTGAAAGGCATGAAAAAAAGCTTTCCCTTGAAAAGCAATACGCAGGTTTAGCCAACAGATGGCGCGCTTTTTGAGTGCGTCAAATGCTAAAAGCAGCGAATCATATTAGGCCAATAAGAGTGATTCAATGCTTCAGAAAGCCTCGGCTTCTCCATACTGAACTAATTCTATTATATTATGAGCTCTTGTTAACTCTTGTTTGCAGTATAGTACCTGTAAAATTGTAATTCGCATTGAAGGAAGCGGCCGTGCTTCAGGGGAACTAGTTGACTGCTGCACCAGGTCTCGAACTTGTTTCTTCACAAAGACAACCCAGAAAACACCTTTATTTAActaaaataatatgaaatatattatCAACGTATTATGTACAGCCGAAATCACAACACTGCATATTTTGATATTGTGAGCATTTTACTGAGTATACACACGTGCGTAGGAAAGATTTGACAGTTACACCCGGTCCTACGCTTAAATGTGTCCCCCTGTAACCCGTAAACcataatccattttttttctcttctggtTTTTAATGTATGTTATTCTTATTAAAGGTTCAcgattgtgtgtttatgttttttccccttcgATTACTGGAAACACGGAGCCAATCAGGGAAAAGATAACAGGTAAGGAAATATGCATTTAACGAACAAACAAATGGCGGACGTAAGGTGACTTCTAAAAGTCAATCAATCAAGTTACGTCAATCAATCACCTCGGCAGTTATTGTTCACCACATTTGGAACACATTGTATGATAAATTGTTAACAGTTAACCATATAATCATGGATGACATTAAATAACTAACACAAGAGGAAGTTAGACATAAATGGCATTATTAAACTGAAAGAAATATTCAACatgtgacatttctgcacagaaTGACATCACCCTCTCCTCACGACCGAAGCGCGAAGAAGATGCCGGGCGCCAGCGATGACGACGGAGAAGCCGAAGACCCCGTGGAGCAAATGATCTCACGCACGGGCTGCGCTGATCTGCACGAGGCGCTGCAGGACTGCATGGCCGAGCATCAGGACTGGCGAGCGTGCCAGAGCCACGTGGGGGCCTTCAAAAAATGCATGCGCGACTACCACAAGGCACGGCAGGAACACTTAAGCCAGGGCCGGCGGACGGGCAAGACCACGTCCACCTAAGATCACACCCACCCGGCAATAGATCTT carries:
- the LOC133416294 gene encoding cytochrome c oxidase assembly factor 4 homolog, mitochondrial; this translates as MTSPSPHDRSAKKMPGASDDDGEAEDPVEQMISRTGCADLHEALQDCMAEHQDWRACQSHVGAFKKCMRDYHKARQEHLSQGRRTGKTTST